A single region of the Salvia miltiorrhiza cultivar Shanhuang (shh) chromosome 8, IMPLAD_Smil_shh, whole genome shotgun sequence genome encodes:
- the LOC131000098 gene encoding protein NUCLEAR FUSION DEFECTIVE 4, producing MVEATATGGGGGGRLRFAAHVIRGRWFSLFASFLIMAGAGATYLFGVYSKEIKASLGYDQTTLNLLGFFKDLGANFGVLSGLIAEVTPTWFVLLVGSAMNFTGYFMIWLAVTGRIAAPKVWQMCLYICIGANSQNFANTGALVTSVRNFPESRGSMIGLLKGFTGLSGAILTQVYLAVYGNDSKALILLIAWLPAALSVVFVFTIRELKVVRQTADELKIFYQFLYVSILLALFIMVMTILQKVLVGFPPAAYAASATVVCAALFVPLLIAIREESRAWMKEPIIVPPPQITIDNNNNNSEEEKSRNKTETSCFARTFLNKPERGEDYTILQALLSTDMIVLFLATFCGLGSSLTAVDNLGQIGESLGYPQKTINTFVSLLSIWNYFGRIFAGFVSESLLIRYKFPRPLMMTLVLFLSCAGLLLVAFPFPGSVYAASVIIGFSFGAQLPLIFAIISELFGLKYYSTLFNCGQLASPLGSYVLNVKVTGPLYDGVALKELREKGVSRSAAKELVCIGAGCYRSAFVILASVTFFGALSSLILVVRTREFYKGDIYRKFRGEARENGDASISR from the coding sequence ATGGTTGAAGCGACAGCaaccggcggcggcggcggcggccggctGCGCTTCGCGGCGCACGTGATACGCGGGCGGTGGTTCTCCCTCTTCGCGTCGTTCCTGATCAtggccggcgccggcgccacGTACCTCTTCGGCGTCTACTCGAAGGAGATCAAGGCGTCGCTGGGGTACGACCAGACCACGCTCAACCTCCTCGGATTCTTCAAAGACCTCGGCGCCAACTTCGGCGTGCTGTCGGGCCTCATCGCCGAGGTCACGCCCACGTGGTTCGTGCTGCTCGTCGGCTCCGCCATGAACTTCACCGGCTACTTCATGATATGGCTGGCCGTCACCGGCAGGATCGCCGCCCCCAAAGTGTGGCAGATGTGCCTCTACATATGCATCGGCGCCAACTCGCAGAACTTCGCCAACACCGGCGCGCTCGTCACCTCCGTCCGGAACTTCCCGGAGAGCCGCGGCAGCATGATCGGGCTGCTCAAGGGCTTCACCGGCCTCAGCGGCGCCATCCTCACGCAGGTCTACCTCGCCGTCTACGGCAACGACTCCAAGGCGCTCATCCTCCTCATCGCCTGGCTGCCCGCCGCGCTCTCCGTCGTCTTCGTCTTCACCATCCGCGAGCTCAAGGTGGTGCGGCAGACCGCCGACGAGCTCAAGATCTTCTACCAGTTCCTCTACGTGTCGATCCTGCTCGCGCTCTTCATCATGGTCATGACCATTCTCCAGAAAGTACTCGTCGGATTCCCGCCGGCGGCGTACGCCGCCAGCGCCACCGTCGTCTGCGCAGCTCTGTTTGTGCCTCTGCTGATCGCCATTAGAGAAGAATCCAGAGCTTGGATGAAAGAACCCATCATCGTTCCTCCTCCTCAAATAACAAtagacaacaacaacaacaacagcgAAGAAGAGAAATCAAGAAACAAAACAGAAACATCCTGTTTCGCGCGAACATTCTTGAACAAGCCGGAGAGAGGGGAAGACTACACGATACTGCAAGCCCTTCTCAGCACCGACATGATCGTCCTGTTTCTCGCAACCTTCTGCGGCTTAGGTTCGAGCTTAACCGCCGTGGACAACCTCGGACAGATCGGGGAATCTCTAGGCTACCCGCAGAAGACGATCAACACATTTGTTTCCCTTCTCAGTATCTGGAACTACTTCGGCAGAATCTTCGCCGGATTCGTGTCGGAATCTCTTCTGATCAGATACAAGTTCCCGCGGCCGCTGATGATGACGCTGGTGCTCTTCCTCTCCTGCGCCGGTCTCCTCCTCGTCGCGTTCCCGTTCCCGGGATCGGTGTACGCGGCGTCGGTGATCATCGGGTTCTCGTTCGGGGCTCAGCTGCCGCTGATCTTCGCCATCATCTCGGAGCTTTTCGGCCTCAAATACTACTCGACGCTGTTCAACTGCGGGCAGCTGGCGAGCCCGCTGGGGTCGTACGTGCTGAACGTGAAGGTGACGGGGCCGCTCTACGACGGGGTGGCGCTGAAGGAGTTGAGGGAGAAGGGGGTGAGCAGGTCGGCGGCGAAGGAGCTCGTCTGCATCGGCGCCGGATGCTACCGGTCGGCGTTTGTGATTCTGGCGTCGGTCACCTTCTTCGGGGCGCTGTCGTCGCTGATTTTAGTGGTGAGGACGAGGGAGTTTTACAAGGGAGATATTTACAGGAAGTTCAGAGGCGAAGCTCGGGAAAATGGGGATGCATCTATCAGCAGATGA